From the genome of Populus trichocarpa isolate Nisqually-1 chromosome 15, P.trichocarpa_v4.1, whole genome shotgun sequence, one region includes:
- the LOC18105680 gene encoding transcription factor SPEECHLESS has product MSECLSDFLEEVQPEFGDTTFDGDDLFAIFESLDSVTDFPPVIPLDEVVACSKESEETRRLVSQKSSSSSALQDFDETNNELETSPKSKRQKIAASAAAIASSDQEVNPDGQQRISHITVERNRRKQMNEHLSVLRSLMPCFYVKRGDQASIIGGVVDYINELQQVLQSLEAKKQRKVYSEVLSPRIVSSPRPPLSPRKPPLSPRLNLPNSPRTPQPCSPYKPRLQQGYISPTMATSLEPSPTSSSSSSINDNINELIANSKSAIADVEVKFSGPNVLLKTVSPRIPGQAVKIVSALEGLALEILHVSISTVDHETMLNSFTIKIGIECQLSAEDLAQQIQQTFC; this is encoded by the exons ATGAGTGAGTGTTTGTCTGATTTTCTCGAAGAAGTACAACCTGAATTTGGCGACACTACCTTTGATGGAGATGATCTGTTTGCTATTTTTGAGAGCTTAGACAGTGTAACAGATTTTCCGCCAGTGATTCCATTAGATGAAGTTGTTGCTTGCTCAAAAGAAAGCGAAGAAACGAGGCGGTTAGTCTCACAAAAGTCTTCATCTTCTAGTGCTTTGCAAGATTTTGATGAGACCAATAATGAGCTTGAAACTTCACCAAAAAGTAAGAGACAAAAGATTGCAGCTTCAGCAGCAGCCATAGCTTCTTCAGATCAGGAAGTGAACCCAGATGGGCAGCAACGTATATCTCATATTACAGTGGAACGGAACCGGCGAAAGCAAATGAATGAACACTTGTCCGTGTTAAGGTCCCTCATGCCTTGCTTCTATGTCAAAAGA GGAGACCAAGCATCAATAATTGGAGGAGTTGTTGATTACATCAATGAGTTGCAACAAGTTCTACAATCTCTTGAAGCCAAGAAGCAAAGGAAAGTTTATAGTGAAGTTCTTAGCCCTAGGATCGTTTCAAGTCCAAGACCTCCACTTAGCCCTAGAAAACCACCACTAAGTCCTAGACTTAATTTGCCCAATAGCCCAAGAACGCCACAACCATGTAGCCCTTACAAGCCAAGATTGCAACAAGGTTACATTTCTCCTACCATGGCCACCTCACTCGAACCATCtccaacttcttcttcttcctcgtcCATTAATGACAACATTAACGAACTCATCGCGAATTCTAAGTCAGCAATTGCTGATGTTGAGGTTAAGTTCTCTGGTCCAAATGTTCTATTGAAGACTGTATCTCCTCGGATTCCTGGTCAAGCTGTGAAAATAGTCTCTGCCCTTGAAGGCCTTGCCCTCGAGATTCTACATGTGAGCATTAGCACAGTAGATCATGAAACTATGCTTAATTCCTTCACAATCAAG ATTGGAATTGAATGCCAGCTTAGTGCCGAGGATCTTGCTCAACAAATCCAGCAAACATTCTGCTAG
- the LOC18105679 gene encoding dihydrofolate synthetase isoform X1, whose translation MRFLPLLNQTSKRNHPKKPIIHSLTMARFLFSKYTEEPEPKEFIDYLDSLKNYEKLGVPKDAGTDSDDGLDLGRMRRLMDRLGNPQSKFKAVHVAGTKGKGSTAAYLSNILRAEGYSVGCYTSPHMMSIRERISLGQSGNPVSTKTLNKLFHMIKPKLDEAIQLENGSLTHFEVLTATAFTLMAEEKVDIAVIEAGLGGARDATNILCSSELAASVITTIGEEHLAALGGSLESIAVAKSGIIKYGRPVVLGGPFLSHVDRILRDKASVMCSPVVSASDAGIRTSIKGLIILDGRPCQLSDIMIQVERDFPLFIELSDVKLRMLGRHQLHNASSAACVALCLRDQGCRISDRSIRAGLENTFLLGRSQFLSSKETEVLGLPGATILLDGAHTKDSAKALVDTVRMAFPDARVALVVAMASDKDHLAFAREFLSGLQLEAVFLTEADIAGGKSRTTSASLLMDCWIQASEELGINTLHDGMEKNRELLEENKIILATEKSPEVAMRAANETLRRRAGNRSSVIVVTGSLHIVSLLLASLHR comes from the exons ATGAGGTTTTTGCCACTTCTCAACCAAACCTCAAAACGAAACCATCCAAAAAAGCCCATAATCCATTCTCTCACTATGGCAAGATTCCTCTTTTCTAAATACACAGAGGAACCAGAGCCAAAAGAGTTCATTGATTACTTGGATTCTCTTAAAAATTATGAGAAATTAGGTGTGCCTAAGGATGCTGGCACTGATTCAGATGATGGACTCGATCTGGGTCGGATGCGGAGGCTCATGGACCGGCTTGGTAACCCACAGTCCAAATTCAAG GCAGTGCATGTTGCGGGGACAAAAGGGAAAGGATCAACAGCTGCATATCTGTCAAATATTTTGAGGGCAGAAGGCTATTCTGTTGGTTGTTATACTAG TCCACATATGATGAGTATAAGGGAAAGGATTTCATTAGGACAATCAGGCAATCCAGTGTCAACAAAGACTTTGAACAAACTGTTTCACATGATCAAACCAAAACTTGATGAGGCGATTCAATTAGAAAATGGGTCTCTGACGCATTTTGAG GTCCTCACTGCTACAGCATTCACCTTAATGGCAGAAGAGAAAGTTGACATTGCAGTCATTGAG GCTGGGCTAGGGGGTGCAAGAGATGCAACAAATATCCTTTGTAGTTCTGAACTTGCTGCTTCCGTTATAACAACAATTGGCGAGGAGCACTTGGCAGCACTTGGTGGTTCTTTGGAAAGCATTGCTGTGGCAAAGTCAGGAATCATTAAGTATGGTCGCCCA GTGGTTCTAGGCGGTCCTTTTCTTTCACATGTTGATCGTATACTACGTGATAAAGCGTCAGTGATGTGTTCTCCTGTGGTGTCAGCATCTGATGCTGGAATCAGAACTTCCATTAAAGGCCTCATCATACTCGATGGTAGACCTTGCCAATTGAGTGATATAATGATACAAGTTGAGAGGGATTTTCCACTG TTCATTGAGTTATCAGATGTGAAGCTGCGCATGCTTGGAAGGCACCAACTTCACAATGCATCATCTGCAGCATGTGTGGCGCTCTGCCTTCGTGATCAAG GATGTCGAATTTCAGACAGATCTATTAGGGCTGGTTTGGAGAATACATTCTTGCTTGGAAGAAGTCAATTTCTATCATCCAAAGAAACTGAGGTGCTAGGACTTCCTGGAGCGACAATACTGCTTGATGGAG CTCACACTAAAGACTCTGCTAAAGCTTTGGTGGACACAGTACGGATGGCATTTCCAGATGCACGAGTGGCTCTTGTAGTTGCAATGGCAAGTGACAAAGACCATTTAGCTTTTGCGAGAGAATTTCTTTCAG GTTTGCAATTAGAGGCTGTCTTCCTCACAGAAGCCGACATTGCTGGGGGAAAATCTCGAACAACTTCAGCTTCCTTGTTAATGGATTGCTGGATTCAAGCTTCTGAAGAATTGGGCATTAATACTCTTCATGATGGAATGGAGAAGAACCGAGAATTGTTagaggaaaacaaaatcatattagCTACTGAGAAATCACCGGAGGTTGCCATGAGAGCTGCAAATGAGACTCTTAGAAGAAGAGCAGGTAACCGTTCCAGTGTTATTGTAGTCACAGGATCGTTGCATATTGTCTCATTACTATTAGCTTCTCTGCATAGGTAA
- the LOC18105679 gene encoding dihydrofolate synthetase isoform X2 — MRFLPLLNQTSKRNHPKKPIIHSLTMARFLFSKYTEEPEPKEFIDYLDSLKNYEKLGVPKDAGTDSDDGLDLGRMRRLMDRLGNPQSKFKAVHVAGTKGKGSTAAYLSNILRAEGYSVGCYTSPHMMSIRERISLGQSGNPVSTKTLNKLFHMIKPKLDEAIQLENGSLTHFEVLTATAFTLMAEEKVDIAVIEAGLGGARDATNILCSSELAASVITTIGEEHLAALGGSLESIAVAKSGIIKYGRPVVLGGPFLSHVDRILRDKASVMCSPVVSASDAGIRTSIKGLIILDGRPCQLSDIMIQVERDFPLFIELSDVKLRMLGRHQLHNASSAACVALCLRDQGCRISDRSIRAGLENTFLLGRSQFLSSKETEVLGLPGATILLDGVRMAFPDARVALVVAMASDKDHLAFAREFLSGLQLEAVFLTEADIAGGKSRTTSASLLMDCWIQASEELGINTLHDGMEKNRELLEENKIILATEKSPEVAMRAANETLRRRAGNRSSVIVVTGSLHIVSLLLASLHR; from the exons ATGAGGTTTTTGCCACTTCTCAACCAAACCTCAAAACGAAACCATCCAAAAAAGCCCATAATCCATTCTCTCACTATGGCAAGATTCCTCTTTTCTAAATACACAGAGGAACCAGAGCCAAAAGAGTTCATTGATTACTTGGATTCTCTTAAAAATTATGAGAAATTAGGTGTGCCTAAGGATGCTGGCACTGATTCAGATGATGGACTCGATCTGGGTCGGATGCGGAGGCTCATGGACCGGCTTGGTAACCCACAGTCCAAATTCAAG GCAGTGCATGTTGCGGGGACAAAAGGGAAAGGATCAACAGCTGCATATCTGTCAAATATTTTGAGGGCAGAAGGCTATTCTGTTGGTTGTTATACTAG TCCACATATGATGAGTATAAGGGAAAGGATTTCATTAGGACAATCAGGCAATCCAGTGTCAACAAAGACTTTGAACAAACTGTTTCACATGATCAAACCAAAACTTGATGAGGCGATTCAATTAGAAAATGGGTCTCTGACGCATTTTGAG GTCCTCACTGCTACAGCATTCACCTTAATGGCAGAAGAGAAAGTTGACATTGCAGTCATTGAG GCTGGGCTAGGGGGTGCAAGAGATGCAACAAATATCCTTTGTAGTTCTGAACTTGCTGCTTCCGTTATAACAACAATTGGCGAGGAGCACTTGGCAGCACTTGGTGGTTCTTTGGAAAGCATTGCTGTGGCAAAGTCAGGAATCATTAAGTATGGTCGCCCA GTGGTTCTAGGCGGTCCTTTTCTTTCACATGTTGATCGTATACTACGTGATAAAGCGTCAGTGATGTGTTCTCCTGTGGTGTCAGCATCTGATGCTGGAATCAGAACTTCCATTAAAGGCCTCATCATACTCGATGGTAGACCTTGCCAATTGAGTGATATAATGATACAAGTTGAGAGGGATTTTCCACTG TTCATTGAGTTATCAGATGTGAAGCTGCGCATGCTTGGAAGGCACCAACTTCACAATGCATCATCTGCAGCATGTGTGGCGCTCTGCCTTCGTGATCAAG GATGTCGAATTTCAGACAGATCTATTAGGGCTGGTTTGGAGAATACATTCTTGCTTGGAAGAAGTCAATTTCTATCATCCAAAGAAACTGAGGTGCTAGGACTTCCTGGAGCGACAATACTGCTTGATGGAG TACGGATGGCATTTCCAGATGCACGAGTGGCTCTTGTAGTTGCAATGGCAAGTGACAAAGACCATTTAGCTTTTGCGAGAGAATTTCTTTCAG GTTTGCAATTAGAGGCTGTCTTCCTCACAGAAGCCGACATTGCTGGGGGAAAATCTCGAACAACTTCAGCTTCCTTGTTAATGGATTGCTGGATTCAAGCTTCTGAAGAATTGGGCATTAATACTCTTCATGATGGAATGGAGAAGAACCGAGAATTGTTagaggaaaacaaaatcatattagCTACTGAGAAATCACCGGAGGTTGCCATGAGAGCTGCAAATGAGACTCTTAGAAGAAGAGCAGGTAACCGTTCCAGTGTTATTGTAGTCACAGGATCGTTGCATATTGTCTCATTACTATTAGCTTCTCTGCATAGGTAA